In Geminocystis sp. NIES-3708, a single window of DNA contains:
- the rpsN gene encoding 30S ribosomal protein S14: protein MAKKSMIARETKRAKLVAKYAKKRAELKEQIHQASDPLEKFELQRKFQRLPLNSSPYRQRNRCWVTGRPRGFYRDFGLSRNVLREWAHEGLLPGVVKSSW from the coding sequence ATGGCTAAAAAATCAATGATTGCACGGGAAACAAAACGTGCCAAGTTAGTAGCTAAATACGCAAAAAAAAGAGCAGAATTAAAAGAACAGATTCACCAAGCTAGTGATCCTTTAGAAAAATTTGAATTACAACGCAAATTTCAGAGATTACCTTTAAATAGTTCCCCCTATCGTCAGCGTAATCGTTGTTGGGTAACGGGAAGACCTAGAGGTTTTTATCGTGACTTTGGATTATCTCGCAATGTTCTCAGAGAATGGGCACATGAAGGTTTATTGCCCGGTGTTGTTAAATCAAGTTGGTAA
- a CDS encoding TrkA family potassium uptake protein: MSDTFLVCGLGSLGENCVIALKKFGVKVVVIEKNPPPNDTIKDLLPLIDLFIIGDCSDRNILLESKIEECRAALIVTTSEKVNVATAITIRELNQKTRLVMRSAQKNLNNLLSKQLGNFIAYEPTQLPANAYALSALGEEILGFFTLNEQKIRITKIKINQFHSWCNYNSLYELNSRSRRILSHYQPLQNLSSTFNQWNPYAKILPQDTIICVETEDHFRLFHQNINNRVVNQSFPINFLNRIKKIKIKGIKYFRDFWLLNRKQQIRGVVIFSSLITLILLITGTLLFKYFYKDASFLSSFYVTAILLLGGYSDLFDTFEPIENIPQWLQFFSLILILTGTAFVGVLYALLTQALLSSQFQFAKKSPPIPTENHIVVVGFGRIGREIIEQLQTLKQSVLAISFNSNIEVSNWLNFPLIVGKLQDSLILANLDQAKSIVIVTDDDILNLEVALMAQNFNPYLNLIIRTNSDNFSDNLTKLLPHASIISAYEVAAEAFTGAAFGENILELYRFEQQTILVTEYEITSDDTLHNLLLSDIAYGYGVIPIFYCSSGSYNHILMPSDDILLAVGDRLIVLATVESLKSIEQGKIKPKQWEIEILSVKSDIGIFEGTNAIARIIGCSLKLARETMENLPQTLPVKVYHHQGVRLINVLKKNQVVSEIHQII, encoded by the coding sequence GTGTCAGACACTTTTTTAGTTTGCGGATTAGGAAGTCTAGGAGAAAATTGTGTTATCGCCTTGAAAAAATTTGGGGTAAAAGTTGTAGTTATCGAAAAAAATCCTCCTCCTAATGACACTATTAAAGATTTATTACCCTTGATTGATTTATTCATCATCGGGGACTGTAGCGATCGCAATATATTATTAGAAAGTAAAATAGAAGAATGTCGAGCCGCTTTAATTGTGACAACTTCTGAAAAAGTTAATGTTGCGACAGCTATCACCATTAGAGAATTAAATCAGAAAACACGACTGGTTATGAGATCAGCTCAAAAAAACTTGAATAATTTGTTAAGTAAACAATTAGGTAATTTTATTGCTTACGAACCAACACAATTACCTGCGAATGCTTATGCCTTATCAGCATTAGGAGAAGAAATATTGGGTTTTTTTACTTTAAATGAACAGAAAATAAGAATTACAAAAATTAAAATTAATCAATTTCATAGTTGGTGTAATTATAATTCACTTTATGAATTAAATAGTCGTAGTCGTCGTATTCTTAGCCATTATCAACCTTTACAAAATCTTTCATCTACTTTTAATCAATGGAATCCCTACGCCAAAATATTGCCTCAAGATACAATTATTTGTGTGGAAACAGAAGATCATTTTCGTCTTTTTCATCAAAATATTAACAATAGAGTTGTTAATCAATCTTTTCCTATAAACTTTCTTAATCGTATAAAAAAAATTAAGATTAAAGGTATTAAATATTTTCGAGATTTCTGGTTATTAAATCGTAAACAACAAATTAGAGGAGTAGTAATTTTTTCTTCTTTAATAACATTAATTTTATTAATCACAGGTACTTTATTATTTAAGTATTTTTATAAAGATGCTAGTTTTTTATCATCTTTTTATGTAACTGCTATTTTACTATTAGGAGGATATTCTGATTTATTTGATACTTTTGAACCTATAGAAAATATTCCTCAATGGTTACAATTTTTTAGTCTTATTTTAATTCTAACAGGAACAGCCTTTGTTGGAGTTTTATATGCTTTATTAACACAAGCTTTATTATCTTCACAATTTCAATTTGCAAAGAAAAGCCCTCCTATTCCTACAGAAAATCATATCGTTGTTGTTGGTTTTGGTAGAATAGGGAGAGAAATTATAGAACAACTTCAAACTTTAAAACAATCTGTTTTAGCTATCAGTTTTAATTCTAATATTGAGGTTTCTAATTGGTTAAATTTTCCTTTAATTGTAGGTAAATTACAAGATAGTCTGATTTTAGCAAATTTAGATCAAGCCAAAAGTATTGTGATTGTTACCGATGATGATATTCTCAATCTTGAAGTTGCTTTAATGGCACAAAATTTTAACCCTTATCTTAATCTTATTATCCGTACAAATAGTGATAATTTTAGCGATAACTTAACTAAATTATTACCCCATGCTTCTATTATTAGTGCTTATGAAGTAGCCGCAGAGGCTTTTACTGGGGCGGCTTTTGGGGAAAATATACTAGAATTATATCGTTTTGAGCAACAAACTATTTTAGTGACAGAATATGAAATTACTTCCGATGATACGTTACATAATTTATTATTGTCTGACATCGCCTATGGATATGGAGTTATTCCCATTTTCTATTGTAGTAGTGGCAGTTATAATCACATTTTAATGCCTTCTGATGATATACTTTTAGCTGTTGGCGATCGCTTAATTGTTTTAGCCACCGTTGAAAGTTTAAAAAGTATTGAACAGGGAAAAATTAAACCCAAACAGTGGGAGATAGAAATTCTGTCAGTGAAGTCGGATATAGGGATTTTTGAAGGGACAAATGCGATCGCAAGAATTATAGGCTGTTCATTAAAATTGGCGAGGGAAACTATGGAAAACCTCCCTCAAACCTTACCTGTAAAGGTATATCATCATCAAGGAGTAAGATTAATTAACGTATTGAAAAAAAATCAAGTTGTTAGTGAAATACATCAAATAATTTAA
- a CDS encoding septum site-determining protein MinC, with translation MNTDNVHNNQTVMGEEKIADVTSELTSVVKAKPLSSKEQINLTKKGKIVVMSLPSVNKTEANQWQRIVDDFKIRLQKIDKSWQLGTKAHLQSQDRLLDTRQISELKTILEQIGLTLDLIITRRRQTAVAASSAGYSVQQETLTDTLIDIDNLSTIQDLAEPLYLKNTIRSGVEICHPSSVIVLGDVNPGATILASGDVFIWGTLRGIAHAGYLGNRQGLIMALRLEATQLRIANLVARIPDNPPVQSTAEVAYVGEEGIKIHSAVNFHRLHSFINSKNYWERVK, from the coding sequence ATGAATACTGATAACGTCCATAATAATCAAACTGTCATGGGGGAAGAAAAAATTGCTGATGTGACTTCAGAATTAACTTCTGTGGTAAAAGCAAAACCTTTGAGTAGTAAAGAACAAATTAACTTAACGAAAAAAGGAAAAATCGTGGTGATGAGTTTACCTTCAGTAAATAAAACTGAAGCTAATCAATGGCAAAGAATTGTTGATGATTTTAAAATTAGATTACAAAAAATCGATAAATCTTGGCAATTAGGTACAAAAGCTCATTTACAAAGTCAAGACAGACTACTAGATACTAGACAAATCAGTGAATTAAAAACTATTTTAGAACAAATTGGTTTAACTCTCGACTTAATTATAACAAGAAGAAGACAAACGGCAGTAGCGGCTTCTAGTGCTGGTTATTCTGTGCAACAAGAAACATTAACGGACACATTGATAGATATTGATAATTTGTCAACTATTCAAGATTTAGCTGAACCTTTATACCTTAAAAATACTATTAGATCAGGTGTAGAAATTTGTCATCCTAGTTCTGTTATCGTATTAGGAGATGTGAATCCGGGAGCGACAATTTTAGCCAGTGGTGATGTGTTTATTTGGGGTACATTAAGAGGTATTGCTCACGCGGGTTATTTAGGTAATCGTCAAGGGTTGATTATGGCGTTAAGATTAGAAGCTACTCAGTTAAGAATTGCAAATTTAGTAGCTAGAATTCCAGATAATCCCCCAGTTCAAAGTACAGCAGAAGTTGCTTATGTTGGGGAAGAAGGTATTAAAATTCACTCAGCCGTTAATTTTCATCGTCTCCATAGCTTTATTAATTCCAAAAATTACTGGGAAAGAGTTAAATAA
- a CDS encoding C40 family peptidase, which translates to MTISDLLPKSDSGEYFCLTNLNLYAKLDSSELATQAKQGRQLKIISSQPVNDRLEVCLCEDNYKCWLSVKDLKYLQSAPKPYSFKVITQEKIHNLIPQVIEFTHQAMNTPNYYLWGGTVAPNYDCSGLIQSAFASVGVWLPRDSYQQEAFTHRISRQELIAGDLIFFGTNRVTHVALSLGDNYYIHSSGTEIGNNGIAINQLRDDTDQVSRNYYQQFWSCGRVTQSFMNI; encoded by the coding sequence ATGACGATCTCTGATTTATTACCTAAGTCTGATTCAGGAGAATATTTTTGCTTAACAAACTTAAATTTATATGCAAAATTGGATTCTTCAGAATTGGCTACCCAAGCAAAACAAGGCAGACAGTTAAAAATTATTTCTTCACAACCCGTTAATGATAGGCTCGAAGTCTGTTTGTGTGAAGATAATTATAAATGTTGGTTATCTGTTAAGGATTTAAAATATTTACAATCTGCTCCTAAACCTTATTCTTTTAAAGTTATTACTCAAGAGAAAATCCATAACTTAATACCTCAAGTAATTGAATTTACTCATCAAGCTATGAATACTCCTAATTATTATCTTTGGGGTGGTACTGTTGCACCTAATTATGATTGTTCTGGTTTAATACAATCAGCTTTTGCTAGTGTTGGGGTTTGGCTTCCCAGAGATTCTTATCAACAAGAAGCTTTTACTCACAGAATTAGTCGTCAAGAATTGATAGCAGGAGATTTAATCTTTTTTGGCACTAATCGGGTAACTCATGTGGCTTTATCTTTAGGAGATAACTATTATATTCACAGTTCAGGAACAGAAATTGGTAACAATGGTATTGCAATTAATCAACTTCGGGATGACACAGATCAAGTTAGTCGTAACTATTATCAACAATTTTGGAGTTGTGGAAGGGTCACTCAAAGTTTTATGAACATATAA
- the minD gene encoding septum site-determining protein MinD, whose translation MARVIVITSGKGGVGKTTMTANLGTAVAQLGKKVCLIDADFGLRNLDLLLGLEQRVVYTIIDALSGECTLEKAIVKDKRTPGLHLLPAAQNRTKDAMTPDQMKEVIEQLSPSFDFIFVDCPAGIEMGFRNAIVAAQEALIVTTPEVAAVRDADRVVGLLESENMQSIRLIVNRLRPEMVQMDEMLSVEDILDLLVVPLIGIVPDDKRIITSSNRGEPLVLSEEDSLPGMAIKNIARRIDGMDVPYLDLMASQDTLFTRIRRFFGFGNKEK comes from the coding sequence ATGGCTAGAGTTATTGTTATTACATCCGGAAAAGGGGGAGTGGGTAAAACCACCATGACGGCCAATTTAGGTACAGCAGTGGCACAATTAGGCAAAAAAGTTTGTTTAATAGATGCAGATTTTGGCTTAAGAAATTTAGATTTATTGTTAGGATTAGAACAACGGGTTGTTTATACCATTATTGATGCTTTATCAGGAGAATGTACTTTAGAAAAAGCGATTGTTAAAGATAAAAGAACTCCCGGATTACATTTATTACCAGCTGCTCAAAACCGTACTAAAGATGCTATGACTCCTGATCAAATGAAAGAAGTTATTGAGCAATTAAGCCCCAGTTTTGACTTTATCTTCGTGGATTGCCCTGCTGGAATTGAAATGGGTTTTCGTAATGCCATTGTTGCCGCTCAAGAAGCATTAATTGTTACCACTCCTGAAGTAGCCGCCGTGAGAGATGCTGATCGAGTAGTGGGATTGTTAGAGAGTGAAAATATGCAAAGTATTAGGTTAATTGTCAATCGTTTACGTCCAGAAATGGTGCAAATGGATGAAATGCTTAGTGTTGAGGATATTCTTGATTTATTAGTTGTGCCTTTAATTGGCATTGTACCTGATGATAAGAGAATTATTACTTCTTCTAATCGTGGTGAACCTTTAGTTTTAAGTGAAGAAGATTCTCTCCCGGGTATGGCTATTAAAAATATTGCAAGACGAATAGACGGTATGGACGTTCCCTATTTAGATTTAATGGCTTCTCAAGATACTCTTTTCACAAGAATACGTCGTTTTTTCGGTTTTGGCAACAAAGAAAAATAA
- the minE gene encoding cell division topological specificity factor MinE has product MFKDIISTLNSWTAPKKSRYPAKNRLQLVIAHDRAGVNPEMIDKMRQEIIEVVSRYLDIDVDEMEFSIQSNDRTTSLSANLPIRKVKRTPTNT; this is encoded by the coding sequence ATGTTCAAAGATATAATTAGTACATTAAATTCTTGGACTGCTCCAAAAAAAAGTCGTTATCCTGCCAAAAATCGTTTGCAGTTAGTGATTGCTCATGATCGTGCTGGAGTAAATCCAGAAATGATCGATAAAATGCGTCAAGAAATTATAGAGGTAGTGAGTCGTTATCTTGACATTGATGTGGATGAGATGGAATTTTCGATTCAAAGTAATGATCGTACCACTTCTTTAAGTGCTAATTTACCTATTAGAAAAGTAAAAAGAACTCCTACAAATACTTGA
- a CDS encoding septal ring lytic transglycosylase RlpA family protein, translating to MRKNTWKKAVISALTTIVGLTFTGFLFSPTVKADNYPTQGDKALSSVNNVIAKSYTSPIQEFLTVKLYPHQFKNRNAVTLHFQNIPLLTFLDTPEHSALESATQLAFRLDKLSQQSIDANQINIGWNAKTKDYSLKFQQEELVRINKNIILPDSTRNITNDALQATNRLRRLMGNAAPLTTVEGKQVVKTDSKITAMIGVKNLRKAAQGIASWYGPGFHGRRTASGERFNQHDFTAAHRSLPFGTRVMVTNMRNGRSVVVRINDRGPHIRGRILDLSAGAARAIGVKSSGIAPISFQILGN from the coding sequence ATGCGTAAAAACACTTGGAAAAAAGCTGTAATCTCTGCTTTAACAACTATTGTAGGATTAACCTTCACCGGATTTTTATTTAGTCCTACCGTAAAAGCTGATAATTACCCAACACAAGGTGACAAAGCATTATCATCAGTAAATAATGTCATTGCAAAAAGCTATACCTCTCCCATACAAGAATTTCTTACTGTTAAACTTTATCCACATCAATTTAAAAATCGTAACGCCGTCACCCTTCATTTTCAAAATATACCTCTATTAACATTTTTAGATACACCTGAACATAGTGCCTTAGAAAGTGCTACACAACTTGCTTTTCGTTTAGATAAATTATCTCAACAATCCATTGATGCTAACCAAATAAATATCGGTTGGAATGCAAAAACTAAAGACTATTCTCTGAAATTTCAACAAGAAGAGTTAGTTAGAATCAACAAAAATATTATTTTACCCGACAGTACTAGAAATATAACGAATGACGCTTTACAGGCAACTAATCGTCTTCGCAGACTAATGGGTAATGCTGCACCTTTAACTACCGTCGAAGGTAAACAAGTTGTTAAAACCGACAGTAAAATAACTGCTATGATAGGGGTTAAAAATCTCCGAAAAGCTGCTCAAGGAATAGCATCTTGGTATGGACCTGGGTTTCATGGTCGTAGAACAGCCAGTGGAGAAAGATTCAATCAACATGACTTTACTGCCGCCCATCGTAGTCTTCCATTTGGAACTAGAGTAATGGTAACAAATATGCGTAATGGACGCTCTGTAGTGGTTAGAATCAATGATAGAGGTCCTCATATTCGTGGACGTATTCTTGATTTATCGGCTGGTGCAGCAAGAGCTATTGGCGTAAAAAGTAGTGGTATTGCACCTATTAGCTTCCAAATTTTAGGAAATTAA
- the purM gene encoding phosphoribosylformylglycinamidine cyclo-ligase, producing MDYKEAGVDVEAGRAFVKKISDNVSSTYRSGVLGGLGGFGGCFELPSGYQQPVLVSGTDGVGTKLKIAHELNRHDTVGIDLVAMCVNDILTCGAEPLFFLDYLATGKLDSNQLAEVINGIVVGCQESGCALLGGETAEMPGFYQQGEYDIAGFCVGIVEKSKILDGNKIQSGNIAIALSSSGIHSNGFSLVRKIIDTARLSWDYQPVELEGKTLGESCLTPTRLYVKSVLEALKSGIDIKAMAHITGGGIPENLPRCLPKDKAIEVKLNSWTIPPIFQWLAKTGNVNQEAMLNTFNLGVGFVVIVSEHDNESVIKHFNNYGIETNIIGKVIEGSGEIKFI from the coding sequence ATGGATTATAAAGAAGCAGGAGTTGACGTCGAAGCTGGTAGAGCATTTGTTAAAAAAATTAGTGATAATGTTTCTAGTACATACCGTTCAGGAGTTTTAGGTGGTTTAGGTGGATTTGGTGGTTGTTTTGAGTTACCTTCTGGCTATCAACAGCCTGTCTTGGTTTCTGGCACGGATGGAGTAGGTACAAAGTTAAAAATTGCCCATGAATTAAATCGTCATGATACTGTAGGTATTGATTTAGTGGCAATGTGCGTTAATGATATTCTTACTTGTGGTGCTGAACCTTTATTCTTTTTAGATTATCTAGCCACAGGCAAATTAGATAGTAATCAATTAGCAGAAGTTATTAATGGTATTGTTGTAGGTTGTCAAGAAAGTGGTTGTGCTTTACTGGGGGGAGAAACAGCAGAGATGCCAGGATTTTATCAACAGGGAGAATATGATATTGCTGGTTTTTGTGTAGGCATTGTTGAAAAAAGTAAAATTTTAGATGGGAATAAAATTCAGTCAGGTAATATTGCGATCGCTTTAAGTAGTAGTGGTATTCATAGTAACGGTTTCTCACTGGTAAGAAAAATCATTGACACGGCAAGATTAAGTTGGGATTATCAGCCAGTAGAGTTGGAAGGAAAAACATTAGGAGAAAGTTGCTTAACCCCTACTCGTCTTTATGTTAAATCTGTTTTAGAGGCTTTAAAATCAGGTATAGACATAAAAGCTATGGCACACATCACTGGAGGAGGTATTCCTGAAAATTTACCTCGTTGTTTACCTAAAGATAAAGCCATTGAAGTAAAATTGAACAGTTGGACTATTCCACCCATTTTTCAATGGTTAGCGAAAACCGGTAATGTGAATCAAGAAGCAATGTTAAATACATTTAATTTGGGTGTCGGTTTTGTGGTGATAGTTTCTGAACATGATAATGAATCAGTAATAAAACATTTTAATAATTATGGTATTGAAACCAATATTATCGGTAAAGTAATTGAAGGAAGTGGAGAAATTAAGTTTATTTAG
- a CDS encoding serine hydrolase: MTFFSSNETLTNQAQNILNATWQEFPKLAKNQIALTWIVYDQPVIVNTGGALSPEEFWQYPIQGFSYRGEEKIYPASIVKLFYLVAIHEWLNSSMITESSELNRAIRDMIVDSSNDATSLIVDVLSGTTSGAELGIGPFETWKYQRNIVNRYYQSLGWEELNTINVNQKTWCDGPYGRERMFVGEIYDNRNMLTTNAVARLFHSIIGGVAVSSSASQKMMDLLKRDVSQKTLAENEEENQINGFLGQSLPNNANLWSKAGWTSKVRHDCAYIEIPEHKPYLLIVFTEGQENIKNRHLIPFISEKFANL; this comes from the coding sequence ATGACTTTTTTTTCCTCGAATGAAACTTTAACTAATCAAGCTCAGAATATTCTCAACGCTACATGGCAAGAATTTCCAAAATTAGCAAAAAATCAAATAGCTTTAACATGGATTGTTTATGATCAACCCGTTATCGTTAATACTGGTGGGGCTTTATCTCCTGAAGAATTTTGGCAATATCCAATACAAGGTTTTAGTTATCGTGGAGAAGAAAAAATTTATCCTGCCAGTATCGTTAAACTTTTTTATCTTGTAGCAATTCATGAATGGTTAAATAGTTCAATGATTACTGAATCTAGTGAATTAAATCGAGCAATTCGAGATATGATTGTTGACTCTAGTAATGACGCTACCAGTTTGATTGTCGATGTCTTAAGTGGTACAACTTCAGGGGCGGAATTAGGAATAGGTCCTTTTGAGACATGGAAATATCAACGAAACATAGTTAATCGTTATTATCAATCTTTGGGCTGGGAAGAATTAAATACTATCAATGTTAATCAAAAAACATGGTGTGATGGTCCTTATGGTAGAGAAAGAATGTTTGTAGGCGAAATTTATGATAATCGTAATATGTTAACCACCAATGCCGTGGCGAGATTATTTCATAGCATTATTGGCGGCGTGGCAGTCTCTTCTTCAGCTTCTCAAAAAATGATGGATTTGCTCAAAAGAGATGTGAGTCAAAAAACCTTGGCTGAAAATGAGGAAGAAAATCAAATCAATGGCTTTTTAGGGCAAAGTTTACCAAATAACGCTAATTTATGGTCAAAAGCAGGTTGGACATCAAAAGTACGTCATGATTGTGCGTATATCGAAATTCCTGAACATAAACCTTATTTATTAATAGTATTTACCGAAGGTCAAGAAAATATAAAGAATCGTCATCTCATACCTTTTATTTCTGAAAAATTCGCAAATTTATAG
- the moaC gene encoding cyclic pyranopterin monophosphate synthase MoaC, translating into MSKKLSHINDEGDVQMVDVSLKSISSRKAIASGKVIMSLDTLTEIKAGNTPKGDIINTSKIAGIMAAKQTAQLIPLCHPLPLQKIDVMITANENLPGYDIEAMVKTNAETGVEMEALMAVSVAALTLYDMTKAIDKSLTITDIQLVSKTGGKSDYNLVDDEEKRKLTSKQLENKKRK; encoded by the coding sequence ATGTCTAAAAAATTATCCCATATTAATGATGAAGGTGATGTTCAAATGGTGGATGTATCCTTAAAATCTATTTCTTCTCGTAAAGCGATCGCATCAGGGAAAGTAATCATGTCTTTAGATACATTAACAGAAATTAAGGCAGGTAATACACCTAAAGGAGATATTATTAACACTTCAAAAATAGCTGGTATCATGGCGGCAAAACAAACAGCACAGTTAATTCCCTTATGTCATCCTTTGCCTTTACAAAAAATAGACGTGATGATCACTGCCAATGAAAATTTACCCGGTTATGACATCGAAGCGATGGTAAAAACTAATGCAGAAACAGGGGTGGAAATGGAGGCTTTAATGGCAGTATCTGTTGCGGCTTTAACCTTATATGATATGACAAAGGCTATTGATAAATCTTTAACCATTACTGATATTCAATTAGTTAGTAAAACTGGGGGAAAATCTGATTATAATTTGGTTGATGATGAAGAAAAAAGAAAGCTGACAAGTAAACAATTAGAGAACAAAAAAAGAAAGTAA
- the thiC gene encoding phosphomethylpyrimidine synthase: MRAEWIAKRSGQANVSQMHYARQGVITEEMQYVAKRENLPVDLIRDEVARGRMIIPANINHPNLEPMAIGIASKCKVNANIGASPNSSNIDEEVAKLHLAVKYGADTLMDLSTGGGNLDEIRTAIIKASPIPIGTVPIYQALESVHGNIEKLTADDFLHIIEKHAQQGVDYMTIHAGILIEHLPLVRSRITGIVSRGGGIIARWMLHHHKQNPLYTHFDDIIEIFKKYDVSFSLGDSLRPGCTHDASDNAQLAELKTLGQLTRRAWEHDVQVMVEGPGHVPMDQIEFNVRKQMEECSEAPFYVLGPLVTDIAPGYDHITSAIGAAMAGWYGTAMLCYVTPKEHLGLPNAEDVRNGLIAYKIAAHAADIARHRPGARDRDDELSHARYNFDWNRQFELSLDPERAREYHDETLPADIYKEAEFCSMCGPKFCPMQTKVDADALTELEKFLAQEAQEKQPVA, translated from the coding sequence ATGCGCGCAGAATGGATAGCGAAACGTAGTGGACAAGCTAATGTATCTCAAATGCACTATGCTCGTCAAGGTGTTATTACTGAAGAAATGCAGTATGTCGCTAAAAGAGAGAATTTACCCGTTGATTTAATTCGGGATGAAGTGGCAAGAGGAAGAATGATTATTCCCGCTAATATTAATCATCCTAATCTTGAACCTATGGCGATCGGAATTGCTTCAAAATGTAAAGTAAATGCTAATATTGGTGCTTCTCCTAACTCTTCTAACATTGATGAAGAAGTCGCTAAACTACATTTAGCAGTAAAATATGGTGCTGATACCTTAATGGATTTATCCACTGGTGGCGGTAACTTGGATGAAATTCGCACTGCAATTATCAAGGCTTCTCCTATTCCCATTGGTACTGTACCTATTTATCAAGCCTTAGAAAGTGTTCATGGCAACATTGAAAAACTCACTGCTGATGACTTTTTACACATCATCGAAAAACACGCTCAACAGGGTGTTGATTACATGACCATTCACGCAGGAATTTTAATTGAACATTTACCCTTAGTGCGTAGTCGTATTACTGGTATTGTCTCTCGTGGCGGTGGAATTATTGCTCGTTGGATGTTACATCATCATAAACAAAATCCTCTTTACACCCATTTCGACGATATTATTGAAATCTTCAAAAAATATGATGTTTCTTTCAGTTTAGGAGATTCTTTACGTCCGGGTTGTACCCATGATGCTTCTGATAATGCACAATTAGCAGAGTTAAAAACCTTAGGGCAATTGACTCGTAGAGCATGGGAACATGATGTACAAGTAATGGTAGAAGGTCCTGGTCATGTACCAATGGATCAGATTGAGTTTAACGTAAGAAAACAAATGGAAGAGTGTTCTGAAGCACCTTTCTACGTTTTAGGACCTCTAGTTACTGATATTGCCCCCGGTTATGATCATATTACCAGTGCCATCGGTGCGGCTATGGCTGGTTGGTACGGTACAGCGATGTTATGCTATGTTACTCCTAAAGAACACTTAGGCTTACCCAATGCTGAAGATGTCCGTAACGGCTTAATTGCTTATAAAATTGCAGCTCATGCGGCAGATATTGCCCGTCATCGCCCCGGTGCAAGAGACAGGGATGATGAATTATCTCACGCTCGTTATAACTTCGATTGGAATCGTCAATTTGAGTTATCTTTAGATCCTGAAAGAGCAAGAGAATACCATGATGAGACATTACCTGCGGATATTTATAAAGAAGCTGAATTTTGCTCTATGTGTGGACCTAAATTCTGTCCAATGCAAACTAAAGTTGATGCGGATGCGTTAACGGAATTAGAAAAATTCTTAGCACAAGAAGCCCAAGAAAAACAACCAGTAGCTTAA